Proteins co-encoded in one Thermochromatium tepidum ATCC 43061 genomic window:
- the yhbY gene encoding ribosome assembly RNA-binding protein YhbY: MTLTEKQKRWIKPQVHHLKPVVLIGQQGLTDSVLAEIERALDHHELIKVRVNAGDRDERDAAIGLICQRTGADLVSRVGHVAALYRHNPRKRDPIVLPKL, from the coding sequence ATGACCCTCACCGAGAAACAGAAACGCTGGATCAAGCCCCAGGTCCATCATCTCAAGCCTGTGGTGCTCATCGGACAACAGGGCCTCACCGACTCTGTGCTGGCCGAGATCGAGCGCGCGCTCGACCATCACGAATTGATTAAGGTCCGCGTCAACGCCGGCGACCGTGATGAGCGCGATGCCGCCATCGGCCTGATCTGCCAACGCACTGGCGCGGATCTCGTGAGCCGCGTTGGCCATGTCGCCGCGCTCTATCGCCACAACCCCAGGAAGCGCGACCCCATCGTGTTGCCAAAGCTCTAA
- a CDS encoding serine/threonine protein kinase: MNIANPTPYADLGPDRVLDAVEHLGLRPDGRLLALNSYENRVYQIGLEDDAPVIAKFYRPGRWSDAAIREEHAFVLALAELEIPVVAPLRICGETLHSFAGYRFSLMPRRGGRHPELGDLDVLEWIGRFIGRIHAVGTVEPFRHRPTLDIAHLGVESRDYLLAHQWIPDELLPAYTSVVDQALRGARDYYVRAGSIRDIRLHGDCHLGNLLWTDAGPHFVDFDDACQGPAVQDLWMLLSGEREEMRRQLAAVLAGYEDFQEFNPRELHLIEALRTLRLIHHAAWIARRWSDPAFPSAFTWFGDRHYWQNHILQLREQIAAMEAGPLHGL, encoded by the coding sequence ATGAACATCGCCAACCCTACACCCTATGCCGATCTTGGTCCCGACCGCGTGCTCGATGCCGTCGAGCATCTCGGGTTGAGGCCTGACGGTCGTCTGTTGGCACTCAATAGCTACGAGAATCGCGTCTATCAGATCGGTCTAGAGGATGATGCGCCTGTCATCGCCAAATTCTATCGTCCTGGACGCTGGAGCGATGCCGCCATCCGCGAGGAACACGCCTTCGTGCTCGCCCTGGCCGAGCTGGAGATCCCGGTTGTCGCACCGCTACGCATCTGTGGTGAGACATTGCACAGCTTCGCCGGCTATCGTTTCTCGCTGATGCCGCGGCGTGGCGGACGTCATCCCGAGTTGGGCGACCTGGATGTCCTAGAATGGATCGGGCGCTTCATCGGACGCATCCACGCCGTCGGTACGGTCGAACCGTTCCGTCATCGCCCGACCCTCGACATCGCGCACCTTGGCGTCGAGTCACGCGACTACCTGCTCGCCCATCAGTGGATTCCGGACGAGTTGCTACCGGCCTACACCAGCGTCGTGGATCAGGCCCTGCGCGGCGCGCGCGACTATTATGTCCGCGCCGGCTCGATCCGGGACATCCGGCTGCACGGCGACTGTCATCTCGGTAACCTGCTTTGGACCGACGCCGGACCGCATTTTGTCGACTTCGACGACGCGTGCCAGGGGCCCGCTGTTCAGGATCTCTGGATGTTGCTCTCCGGCGAGCGCGAGGAGATGCGTCGGCAGCTTGCGGCCGTGCTCGCCGGTTATGAGGATTTCCAGGAATTCAACCCACGCGAGCTGCATCTGATCGAGGCGTTGCGCACGCTACGCCTGATCCACCATGCCGCCTGGATCGCGCGTCGCTGGAGCGACCCTGCCTTTCCGTCCGCCTTCACCTGGTTCGGAGACAGGCATTATTGGCAGAACCATATCCTGCAACTGCGCGAACAGATCGCTGCGATGGAGGCCGGCCCGCTCCACGGACTCTGA
- a CDS encoding succinate dehydrogenase assembly factor 2 codes for MFALAHSRQCPTDEPPDLQRLRWQCRRGMLELDHLLERFLDLGYAQLSAAERRDFVALLGQPDPQLSDWFMGRSEPSEPQLRALVARILTVASASPRPG; via the coding sequence GTGTTTGCCCTCGCCCATTCAAGACAGTGTCCAACCGATGAACCGCCCGATCTTCAGCGTCTGCGCTGGCAGTGTCGGCGCGGGATGCTGGAGCTGGATCATCTGCTCGAGCGTTTCCTCGATCTCGGCTATGCCCAACTGTCCGCCGCCGAACGCCGGGACTTCGTCGCATTGCTCGGCCAGCCGGATCCTCAGCTAAGCGACTGGTTCATGGGGCGCTCCGAGCCGTCCGAGCCGCAGCTGCGTGCACTGGTGGCGCGGATCCTCACCGTTGCGAGCGCATCGCCGCGCCCCGGCTGA
- a CDS encoding SPOR domain-containing protein has product MQEGAKKRLVGTVVIVTLAVIFVPMLFEDKSLAPPPVQGTLPPEPGFQDPFVSGAPDTRAGTPPPVSGTISDLTAEETLLTPPQPMRGFEADETASLGHESAEGAFAPVQEPVSPPARPTRESRPATQTPPPTKSQAAKPPQQSPRASQQPAPASPPKPEAPVSLPEPPRSRADGLSSWVVQVSSLGSPEAAGKLADKLKQAGYSAFVERAEVGGKTYYRVRVGPDIDRANAERTAEMLRKQQKLDTLIQRYQ; this is encoded by the coding sequence ATGCAAGAAGGAGCCAAGAAACGACTCGTCGGCACCGTGGTGATCGTCACCCTGGCGGTGATCTTTGTGCCCATGCTGTTTGAGGATAAGTCGCTCGCGCCACCCCCTGTCCAGGGAACGCTTCCGCCAGAACCCGGATTCCAAGATCCATTCGTGTCCGGTGCACCCGACACCCGGGCCGGAACGCCGCCGCCGGTGTCTGGCACTATCAGCGATCTGACCGCTGAAGAGACACTTCTGACGCCGCCTCAGCCCATGCGGGGCTTCGAGGCCGACGAAACGGCATCTTTGGGGCACGAATCGGCGGAGGGCGCGTTCGCGCCGGTTCAGGAGCCTGTCTCGCCTCCAGCCAGGCCGACGCGCGAGAGCCGTCCGGCGACTCAAACGCCACCCCCGACAAAGAGTCAGGCCGCCAAGCCGCCTCAGCAGTCCCCTAGAGCGTCACAACAACCGGCCCCAGCGTCGCCGCCCAAGCCGGAGGCGCCTGTTTCCCTGCCGGAGCCCCCGAGATCACGCGCTGACGGACTGTCGTCCTGGGTGGTTCAGGTCTCCAGTCTCGGCTCGCCGGAGGCGGCCGGAAAATTGGCCGACAAACTCAAGCAGGCCGGATACTCGGCCTTCGTCGAACGCGCCGAGGTCGGCGGCAAGACGTATTATCGCGTCCGCGTCGGTCCGGACATCGATCGCGCCAACGCCGAGCGCACGGCCGAGATGCTGCGCAAACAGCAGAAGCTCGATACCCTCATTCAACGCTATCAGTAA
- the aroA gene encoding 3-phosphoshikimate 1-carboxyvinyltransferase: MSSLIDHRYLITPGSTLRGRLRVPGDKSISHRSIMLASIAEGRTQVSGFLEGADALATLAAFRAMGVPIEGPNEGELVIEGVGMRGLRAPETTLDMGNSGTAMRLLAGLLAGQGFSATLVGDESLTRRPMRRVTEPLALMGAKIRTSPAGTAPLIIEPVDHLNGIEYRLPMASAQVKSCLMLAGLYAEGETCVTEPEPTRDHTERMLTAFGYSVRRQGLRVCLTGGGRLTACRLRIPADISSAAFFLVGASIAPGSDLLLEEVGINPTRVGVINILRAMGADIELLDKRNAGGEPVSDIRVKSARLRGIRIPVDQVPLAIDEFPVLFIAAACAEGETVLTRAEELRVKESDRIQVMAEGLIKLGIQAEPTPDGIRIQGGTLGSATGENAIETQGDHRIAMSFAIAGLRATGPIEVRDCANVETSFPGFPALAARAGLRIEEQRP, encoded by the coding sequence TTGTCCTCGCTCATCGATCATCGCTACCTCATCACCCCCGGTAGCACACTGCGCGGACGTCTGCGCGTGCCGGGCGACAAATCGATCTCGCATCGTTCCATTATGCTCGCGTCCATCGCCGAGGGGCGTACCCAGGTCAGCGGCTTTCTGGAGGGGGCCGACGCCCTGGCCACGCTTGCGGCCTTCCGCGCCATGGGTGTGCCGATCGAGGGGCCGAACGAAGGCGAGCTCGTGATCGAGGGCGTCGGGATGCGTGGTCTGCGCGCACCCGAAACGACGCTCGATATGGGCAATTCGGGCACGGCCATGCGTCTGCTGGCGGGGCTGTTGGCCGGACAGGGGTTTTCGGCCACGCTGGTGGGCGATGAGTCACTGACCCGCCGTCCGATGCGCCGTGTCACCGAGCCGCTGGCGCTCATGGGCGCCAAGATCCGCACCAGCCCAGCCGGTACCGCGCCCTTGATCATTGAGCCGGTAGATCATCTGAACGGCATCGAATACCGCCTGCCGATGGCCAGCGCCCAGGTCAAGTCCTGCCTGATGCTGGCCGGACTCTATGCCGAGGGTGAGACCTGCGTCACCGAGCCAGAACCCACGCGAGACCACACCGAGCGCATGCTGACCGCCTTCGGCTACTCGGTGCGCCGCCAGGGTTTGCGCGTCTGTCTCACCGGTGGGGGACGCCTGACCGCCTGCCGACTGCGCATCCCTGCCGACATCTCATCCGCCGCCTTCTTCCTGGTCGGTGCCAGCATCGCACCCGGGTCCGATCTATTGCTGGAGGAGGTCGGCATCAATCCGACCCGGGTCGGCGTCATCAATATCCTGCGCGCCATGGGGGCCGACATCGAACTGCTCGACAAACGCAACGCTGGTGGTGAGCCGGTGTCCGACATCCGCGTCAAGTCGGCCCGGCTGCGCGGGATCCGGATCCCGGTCGATCAGGTGCCCCTGGCCATCGATGAGTTCCCTGTCCTCTTTATCGCCGCCGCCTGCGCCGAGGGCGAGACGGTCCTGACCAGGGCCGAGGAGCTACGGGTCAAAGAAAGCGACCGGATCCAGGTGATGGCCGAGGGTCTGATCAAACTCGGCATCCAGGCCGAACCCACCCCAGACGGCATCCGGATCCAGGGCGGCACCCTGGGCTCGGCCACGGGCGAGAACGCGATCGAGACCCAGGGCGACCACCGCATCGCGATGTCCTTTGCCATCGCCGGACTGCGCGCCACCGGACCGATCGAGGTGCGCGACTGTGCCAATGTCGAGACCTCCTTCCCAGGCTTCCCGGCACTCGCCGCCCGCGCCGGATTGCGGATCGAGGAACAGCGTCCATGA
- a CDS encoding DUF4342 domain-containing protein has protein sequence MHNGDRQRQPEDSAFSDTDWLGKAKDLINQGNLRRLIVRRPNGRLLLDAPLVAGLAVIALLILVVPMLMALAALAALVMQFKLEIEREPGVYEDRDHD, from the coding sequence ATGCACAACGGCGACAGACAGCGCCAACCGGAGGACAGCGCGTTCAGCGACACGGACTGGCTCGGTAAGGCCAAGGATCTGATCAATCAAGGCAATCTCAGGCGCCTCATCGTGCGCCGCCCGAACGGGCGCCTCCTGCTGGACGCCCCATTGGTTGCCGGTCTTGCCGTCATTGCGCTCCTCATCCTGGTCGTACCGATGCTGATGGCGCTCGCCGCCCTGGCGGCGCTCGTGATGCAGTTCAAACTCGAGATCGAACGCGAACCTGGGGTCTATGAGGATCGCGACCACGATTGA
- the dcd gene encoding dCTP deaminase, with amino-acid sequence MAIKSDRWIRRMAVEHGMIDPFEPSQVREGEHGRVISYGTSSYGYDVRCADEFKIFTNINSAIVDPKNFDSSSFVDLKSDVCIIPPNSFALARTVEYFRIPRNTLVLCTGKSTYARCGIIVNVTPLEPEWEGHVTLEFSNTTPLPAKIYANEGVAQILFFESDEVCETSYKDRGGKYQGQRGVTLPKS; translated from the coding sequence ATGGCCATCAAATCAGATCGCTGGATACGACGCATGGCCGTCGAACACGGCATGATCGATCCCTTCGAGCCGAGTCAGGTGCGCGAAGGCGAGCATGGGCGGGTGATCTCCTATGGCACCTCGAGCTACGGCTATGACGTGCGCTGTGCCGATGAGTTCAAGATCTTCACCAATATCAACTCGGCGATCGTCGATCCCAAGAACTTCGACTCCAGCAGCTTCGTCGATCTCAAATCCGATGTCTGCATCATTCCGCCGAATTCGTTTGCGCTGGCGCGCACGGTGGAATATTTCCGCATCCCCAGGAACACACTTGTGTTGTGCACGGGAAAAAGCACCTATGCAAGGTGTGGAATTATCGTCAATGTGACCCCTTTGGAACCTGAGTGGGAAGGTCACGTCACCCTGGAGTTCTCCAACACCACGCCGCTGCCGGCGAAGATCTACGCCAACGAGGGCGTAGCGCAGATCCTGTTCTTTGAGTCCGACGAGGTCTGTGAGACGTCTTACAAGGATCGCGGTGGCAAGTACCAGGGACAGCGCGGTGTGACCCTGCCCAAGTCCTGA
- a CDS encoding protein YgfX has translation MDSHRVYPPLILFPRVSLRLLVLALATPVLSLAVIAALSLDWRLGGPLVLVVLFDAWRTLWTEVLRRAPHSIRGATWHPDGSWTLQLVSGHEIEVRLSPATFVSPWGVSLVFVLGRLRRVVLVLGPDSLDAETLRRLRWRLRLVGEPVETA, from the coding sequence ATGGACAGCCATCGAGTCTATCCGCCGCTGATCCTGTTCCCGCGCGTTTCGCTACGGCTCCTCGTTTTAGCCCTGGCGACACCGGTTCTGTCTCTAGCGGTGATCGCGGCCTTATCGCTCGACTGGCGACTGGGCGGGCCGCTGGTCCTGGTTGTGTTGTTTGATGCTTGGCGCACGCTGTGGACCGAGGTACTCAGGCGTGCGCCCCATTCGATCCGAGGCGCAACCTGGCACCCGGATGGCTCCTGGACCCTGCAGCTCGTTTCCGGGCACGAGATTGAGGTGCGGCTCTCACCGGCGACCTTCGTGAGCCCCTGGGGCGTCTCATTGGTATTCGTGCTCGGACGTCTAAGGCGGGTTGTTTTGGTGCTCGGTCCGGATTCGCTCGACGCCGAGACCTTGCGCCGTCTGCGTTGGCGTCTGCGACTCGTGGGCGAGCCTGTCGAGACGGCCTGA
- a CDS encoding CvpA family protein: MNWVDYIILVTIGLSALVGVARGLIREVLSLGTWVAALVIAWFFHQELADLLSGQLAHPLVRKGVAFIGLVLLVLIAGAILGTLLTALIDSVGLTGVDRLLGMAFGAARGVVLVSMAVYLAALTPAPDDPAWKESTLIKDFDSISQWLLSLIPPELENRLKQI; encoded by the coding sequence ATGAATTGGGTCGATTACATTATCCTCGTAACCATTGGGCTCTCGGCCCTGGTCGGCGTGGCGCGCGGCCTGATTCGTGAGGTGCTATCACTGGGCACCTGGGTCGCGGCGCTTGTCATCGCCTGGTTCTTTCATCAGGAACTGGCCGACCTGCTGAGCGGGCAGTTAGCTCATCCGCTGGTCAGGAAGGGCGTGGCCTTCATCGGGCTGGTGCTGCTGGTGCTGATCGCCGGTGCCATCCTGGGCACGCTGCTAACGGCGCTGATTGACTCTGTGGGGCTGACGGGAGTCGATCGTCTGCTCGGGATGGCCTTTGGCGCCGCGCGCGGTGTGGTTCTGGTGTCCATGGCCGTCTATCTGGCGGCCCTGACACCCGCGCCGGACGATCCGGCCTGGAAGGAATCGACACTGATCAAGGATTTCGACTCAATCAGTCAGTGGCTGCTCAGCCTGATACCACCCGAACTCGAAAATCGCCTGAAACAGATCTGA
- a CDS encoding ribonucleotide-diphosphate reductase subunit beta produces MLNWDDPLATLRETPSRPPSLEPQIHRGSGRRSDTDVHGSATLQSSSPYQVYPRPGRGLVDNASRMTTVSVPLSVDPDPFRCANPSPQVDLPIEDCILPGQRSRRSESAAGGATGLEALAMGAERVRVDDKRIINCRADLNQLVPFKYDWAWQKYLDACANHWMPQEIPMNADLALWKDPHGLTEDERLIVKRNLGFFSTADSLVANNLVLAVYRHITNPECRQYLLRQAFEEALHTHAYQYVVESLGLDEGEIFNMYREVPSVARKAEWALPFTQSLADPHFKTGTPENDRRLLRELVAFYVIFEGIFFYVGFVQILSLGRRNKMTGTAEQFQYILRDESMHMNFGIDVINQIKIENPHLWTPEFRQELVGMIREAVALEAAYAQDTMPRGVLGLNAQMFEEYLRFIANRRCIQIGLPEQYPGATNPFPWMSEVLDLKKEKNFFESRVTEYQTGGTLSWD; encoded by the coding sequence ATGCTGAATTGGGATGACCCACTCGCGACCCTCCGTGAGACGCCAAGCCGACCGCCGTCGCTGGAGCCCCAGATCCATCGAGGTTCAGGGCGCCGATCAGACACAGACGTTCATGGGTCTGCGACACTTCAATCGTCTTCTCCATACCAGGTTTATCCGCGTCCGGGCCGAGGGTTGGTCGATAACGCCTCGCGCATGACTACTGTAAGTGTGCCACTGAGCGTCGATCCCGATCCCTTTCGCTGTGCCAACCCGAGCCCGCAGGTTGATCTGCCGATCGAGGATTGCATCCTGCCAGGTCAGCGCTCGCGCCGTTCCGAGTCGGCCGCAGGTGGCGCCACCGGTCTGGAGGCGCTCGCTATGGGGGCAGAGCGGGTGCGTGTCGATGACAAGCGCATCATCAACTGCCGCGCCGATCTCAATCAGCTCGTGCCCTTCAAGTATGACTGGGCCTGGCAGAAGTATCTCGATGCCTGCGCCAACCACTGGATGCCCCAGGAGATCCCCATGAACGCCGATCTGGCGCTCTGGAAGGATCCACATGGGCTGACCGAGGACGAGCGCCTCATCGTCAAGCGCAACCTGGGCTTCTTCTCGACCGCCGACTCCCTGGTCGCCAACAACCTGGTGCTCGCGGTCTATCGCCACATCACCAACCCCGAGTGCCGCCAGTATCTGCTGCGTCAGGCATTCGAGGAGGCGCTACACACCCACGCCTATCAGTATGTGGTCGAGAGCCTGGGGCTCGACGAGGGCGAGATCTTCAATATGTACCGTGAGGTCCCCTCGGTGGCGCGCAAGGCCGAATGGGCGCTGCCCTTCACCCAGTCCCTGGCCGACCCCCATTTCAAGACCGGCACCCCGGAGAATGACCGGCGGCTCCTGCGCGAGCTGGTCGCCTTCTATGTCATCTTCGAGGGGATCTTCTTCTATGTCGGCTTCGTGCAGATCCTCAGCCTGGGCCGGCGCAACAAGATGACCGGCACCGCCGAGCAGTTCCAGTACATCCTGCGCGACGAGTCGATGCACATGAACTTTGGCATCGATGTGATCAATCAGATCAAGATCGAGAATCCGCACCTTTGGACGCCCGAGTTCCGGCAGGAATTGGTCGGCATGATCCGCGAGGCCGTGGCGCTAGAGGCGGCCTACGCCCAGGACACCATGCCGCGTGGGGTGCTCGGGCTCAATGCCCAGATGTTCGAGGAGTATCTTCGATTCATCGCCAATCGCCGCTGTATCCAGATCGGGCTCCCCGAGCAGTATCCGGGGGCGACCAACCCCTTCCCTTGGATGTCTGAGGTTTTGGATCTGAAGAAGGAAAAGAACTTCTTCGAGAGCAGGGTCACCGAGTATCAGACCGGTGGCACGCTGAGCTGGGACTGA
- the galE gene encoding UDP-glucose 4-epimerase GalE, with amino-acid sequence MRVLVTGGAGYIGSHICVELLQAGVHVVALDNLCNSQEESLRRVGAITGRALGFFEADLRDRETLDEIFSQGRFDAVIHCAGLKAVSESVAHPLEYYDNNVQGTLTLCQAMAAAGVRDLVFSSSATVYGEPATVPIREDFPLGPTHPYGRSKLFIEEILRDLSVSDPRWNIARLRYFNPVGAHESGRIGEDPNGIPNNLMPYIAQVAVGRLQRLRVFGSDYPTPDGTGVYDYIHVVDLARGHLAALHKLQESPGVVTYNLGTGRGYSVLEVIAAFERAIGRPIPYDIVERRPGDIACCYVDPSLARDELGWSAAYDLERMVADTWRWQSQNPDGYGARP; translated from the coding sequence ATGCGAGTTCTGGTGACGGGTGGGGCGGGCTACATCGGCAGCCATATCTGTGTGGAGCTGCTCCAGGCGGGAGTCCATGTGGTCGCGCTCGACAATCTCTGCAACAGCCAGGAGGAATCACTGCGCCGAGTCGGCGCGATTACAGGACGGGCGCTGGGCTTCTTCGAGGCCGATCTGCGCGATCGTGAGACGCTCGACGAGATCTTCAGCCAGGGCCGGTTCGATGCCGTGATCCATTGCGCCGGACTCAAGGCGGTGAGTGAGTCGGTCGCGCATCCACTGGAGTATTACGACAACAATGTCCAGGGTACGCTGACGCTCTGTCAGGCGATGGCTGCCGCCGGGGTGCGCGATCTCGTCTTCAGTTCCTCGGCGACCGTCTATGGCGAACCGGCGACCGTGCCGATTCGCGAGGATTTTCCCCTAGGTCCGACCCATCCCTATGGGCGCTCGAAGCTGTTCATCGAGGAGATCCTGCGCGATCTGTCTGTCTCTGATCCGCGCTGGAACATCGCGCGGCTGCGCTATTTCAATCCGGTCGGGGCGCACGAGAGCGGGCGCATCGGCGAGGATCCGAACGGGATCCCGAACAATCTCATGCCCTATATCGCTCAGGTGGCGGTCGGGCGGCTCCAGCGTCTGCGCGTCTTCGGCAGCGATTATCCGACGCCGGACGGGACCGGGGTGTACGATTACATCCATGTGGTGGACCTGGCGCGCGGTCATCTGGCGGCCCTGCACAAACTGCAAGAATCACCGGGCGTGGTCACTTACAATCTCGGGACCGGGCGCGGTTACAGTGTGCTGGAGGTGATCGCGGCCTTCGAGCGGGCAATCGGGCGTCCAATCCCCTATGACATCGTCGAGCGTCGGCCCGGTGACATCGCCTGCTGTTATGTCGATCCGTCGCTCGCGCGCGATGAGCTGGGCTGGAGCGCGGCATACGACCTAGAGCGGATGGTGGCCGACACCTGGCGTTGGCAGTCGCAGAATCCAGATGGATACGGAGCACGGCCTTGA
- a CDS encoding ABCB family ABC transporter ATP-binding protein/permease, whose amino-acid sequence MNRILATERPHGDRRDWHNLRGMLPYLWEFRGRAALALGCLVLAKVATVGVPLILKDIVDRLQGSPAQIAILPFSLLLAYGGLKLSAALFNELRDVVFARVRYRAMRRLSTRVLGHLHRLSLRYHLERQSGAISRDLERGTRSVSTILNYLVFSVLPVAVEFGLVAAVMIERYDLRFTLVTFGTVAVYFAFTFAITEWRMDYRHRMNYLDSQANTQAFDSLINYETVKYFNNEELELKRYDDTLAEWEEMAVASQTSMSALNFGQGAIIAIGVTLIMTLAAQGVVRGALSVGDLVLVNALMLQLFIPLGFLGIVYRQIKYALADMDLVFKLLEQRPEIADRPGAKPLVLKRGAIRFEQVDFHYQPERPILHGIDFAIEPGQKLAVVGHSGAGKSTLARLLFRFYDVTGGRILIDGQDIRDLTQESLRAAIGIVPQDTVLFNESLYYNLAYGRPAATRAEIERAAEMAHIRAFIEGLPDGWDTIVGERGLKLSGGEKQRVAIARAILKQPRILIFDEATSSLDSQTEQAIQQTLAEVAENHTTLVIAHRLSTVVDADWILVIEQGRIREQGTHRTLLEAGGRYAALWELQLREGAEGRINVDACLEASVPPQRLQVAPCGPSD is encoded by the coding sequence ATGAATCGTATCCTCGCCACCGAGCGCCCCCACGGCGACCGGCGCGATTGGCACAATCTGCGCGGCATGTTGCCCTATCTGTGGGAGTTCCGGGGCCGGGCGGCGCTGGCGCTCGGTTGTCTGGTGCTGGCCAAGGTCGCCACTGTCGGCGTGCCACTCATTCTGAAGGACATCGTCGATCGCCTCCAGGGGTCGCCCGCCCAGATCGCAATCCTGCCGTTCAGCCTACTGCTGGCCTATGGCGGACTCAAACTCAGTGCCGCGCTCTTTAACGAGCTGCGCGATGTGGTGTTCGCCCGGGTGCGCTATCGCGCCATGCGCCGACTCTCGACCCGGGTCCTGGGGCATCTGCACCGGCTGTCGCTGCGCTATCACCTGGAGCGCCAGAGTGGGGCCATCAGTCGCGACCTGGAGCGCGGCACCCGCTCGGTCTCGACCATCCTCAATTATCTGGTCTTCAGCGTGCTGCCGGTGGCGGTCGAGTTCGGTCTGGTGGCCGCCGTCATGATCGAGCGTTACGACCTGCGCTTTACGCTCGTGACCTTTGGGACGGTCGCGGTCTATTTCGCCTTCACCTTTGCCATCACCGAGTGGCGGATGGACTATCGTCACCGGATGAACTACCTGGACTCCCAGGCCAACACCCAGGCCTTCGACAGTCTCATCAACTACGAGACGGTCAAATACTTCAACAACGAGGAGCTGGAGCTCAAACGCTACGACGACACCCTGGCCGAATGGGAGGAGATGGCGGTCGCCAGCCAGACCTCGATGTCGGCGCTCAACTTCGGGCAGGGGGCGATCATCGCCATCGGGGTCACGCTGATCATGACGCTCGCCGCCCAGGGCGTGGTCCGCGGGGCCCTCAGCGTCGGCGACCTGGTGCTGGTCAATGCCCTGATGCTCCAGCTCTTCATCCCGCTCGGCTTTTTGGGGATCGTCTATCGTCAGATCAAATATGCCCTGGCCGACATGGACCTGGTGTTCAAGCTCCTGGAGCAACGGCCCGAGATCGCGGATCGACCCGGGGCCAAACCCCTGGTGCTCAAGCGGGGGGCGATCCGCTTCGAGCAGGTCGATTTCCACTATCAGCCCGAGCGCCCGATCCTGCACGGCATCGACTTCGCCATCGAGCCGGGCCAGAAGCTGGCGGTGGTCGGACACAGCGGCGCTGGCAAATCGACCCTGGCCCGGCTGCTGTTTCGCTTCTATGACGTCACGGGCGGGCGCATCCTGATCGATGGCCAGGACATCCGCGATCTGACCCAGGAGAGCCTGCGCGCCGCCATCGGCATCGTGCCCCAGGATACAGTGCTGTTTAACGAGAGCCTCTATTACAACCTCGCCTATGGTCGCCCCGCGGCCACCCGCGCCGAGATCGAGCGCGCCGCTGAGATGGCCCATATCCGCGCCTTCATCGAGGGCCTGCCCGATGGTTGGGATACCATTGTCGGCGAACGGGGGTTGAAACTCTCGGGCGGCGAGAAGCAACGTGTGGCCATCGCCCGTGCCATCCTCAAGCAACCGCGCATCCTCATCTTCGACGAGGCGACCTCATCGCTCGATAGCCAGACCGAGCAGGCGATCCAGCAGACCCTGGCCGAGGTGGCCGAGAACCATACCACCCTGGTCATCGCCCACCGGCTCTCGACCGTGGTCGATGCCGACTGGATTCTGGTGATCGAACAGGGACGCATCCGCGAGCAAGGGACCCATCGTACCCTGCTGGAGGCCGGCGGTCGGTATGCCGCGCTTTGGGAGTTGCAACTGCGTGAGGGGGCGGAGGGTCGGATCAATGTCGACGCCTGTCTTGAGGCATCCGTGCCCCCTCAGCGTCTGCAGGTTGCCCCATGCGGGCCATCGGACTGA
- a CDS encoding succinate dehydrogenase iron-sulfur subunit — protein sequence MRISVYRYSPDVDQRPRMQDYEVKTFQGMMLRDALLEVKRQDESFSFRHSCGEGVCGSDAVNANGRNVLACITPISELKTPIRIRPLPGRPVIRDLVVDMTQFYEQYRAVKPYLVRKDPLPEQEILQTPADRDRLDGLYECILCGSCSTACPSFWWNPDKFHGPAALLQAWRFLADSRDQATEERLDALEGPYKLFRCHSIMNCVEVCPKGLNPTRAIGRIKELMLEKGF from the coding sequence ATGAGAATCAGCGTCTATCGCTACAGTCCGGATGTCGACCAGCGCCCCCGGATGCAGGACTACGAGGTCAAGACCTTCCAGGGCATGATGTTGCGCGACGCCCTGCTGGAGGTAAAACGACAGGACGAGTCCTTCAGCTTCCGGCATTCCTGCGGTGAGGGGGTCTGTGGATCGGACGCGGTCAACGCCAATGGTCGCAACGTACTGGCCTGCATCACCCCGATCAGCGAACTCAAGACGCCGATCCGGATACGCCCCCTGCCGGGGCGCCCGGTCATTCGCGATCTGGTCGTCGACATGACCCAGTTCTATGAGCAATATCGTGCGGTCAAGCCCTATCTGGTGCGCAAGGATCCACTGCCCGAGCAGGAGATCTTGCAGACCCCAGCCGATCGCGACCGGCTCGATGGTCTCTATGAGTGCATCCTCTGTGGGAGCTGTTCCACCGCCTGTCCGTCCTTCTGGTGGAATCCAGACAAATTCCACGGGCCGGCGGCGTTGTTGCAGGCGTGGCGCTTCCTGGCCGACAGCCGGGATCAGGCGACCGAAGAGCGGCTCGATGCCCTGGAGGGGCCATACAAACTCTTCCGCTGTCATAGCATCATGAACTGCGTCGAGGTCTGCCCCAAGGGGCTCAACCCGACCCGCGCCATTGGACGCATCAAGGAACTGATGCTCGAAAAGGGGTTTTAG